In the genome of Streptomyces fagopyri, the window ACCTGGATGAGTCAGGCCGGCGGTGACCCGTCCCCGGCCGCGTCGCGGCGGGGAAGCACCGAACCTCCGGGTTCGCGGCCGATCTGCCTGTCCACGACGTACGGCCCGGCCACGCGGAAGCACGACATTCCGCACGGCGGGCCCGGAGTCCGGCTGCGAGTGGCGGTGGCGGAGCTTCCGTGCACGCCCAGCGCGGATACCGGCGACCTCCAGATGGGCGGCACACCGGAGAAGTTCACGGTCGACGGAACCGTCTACCTCGCCTGGCACCCCCTGTCGACCGACACGGTGAGCCGCTCCGCCCACACCGCGCACCGCTACGTGGCCGCCTTCTCCCTCGTCGACAGCTACGCCGTCCGGTCCACCCCGTGAGGAGACCCTTCCTGACACCCGCGTCAAGGAGTTCGATCACCGCGCGGTGAAGGGTGCTGGAACGGCCTTGAACGGCTCGTCGGCGGTCCGGTCGTGGCGGCTGATGTCAGGTGGGGATGTCAGACGGACCGGGGGACGATGCTCACCGCGCGGTAGTCGTACCCGTCTTGCTTGAAGCCGGGCGCTTCCCAGATGAGATCGACCCGCTGCCCTGGTGACAGTGTGCGGAAGCCGGGCGCCTGGATGTCGGCGTAGTGGCCGAAGCACCCTCCGGGAGTTTGAGGCGAGTCGAGGACACCCCAGCCCTCCTCGTCGCTCCACTCACGCACAGTCGCGGTCACGACCGTGGCGACCTTACGGGCCTCTCTGCGGCGACTCATCCGTCTCT includes:
- a CDS encoding cold-shock protein, which codes for MSRRREARKVATVVTATVREWSDEEGWGVLDSPQTPGGCFGHYADIQAPGFRTLSPGQRVDLIWEAPGFKQDGYDYRAVSIVPRSV